The Geomonas ferrireducens DNA segment CCCGGGGTGTATGATGTGAACTCTCGTCTGGTACTCATGACACTCTCCTTCTTCCTTACATTGCAATAAAAGCCATACTCAAACGCCCGATTGAGTTTTTCTAATTGTCTTTCAAATTACAAAAAAATGCCAGCAAAATGTATACGGCTCCGGGCTGAGACAATGCTCGGTTTTCCGGCTCTCCCGGCACCCCCGCTTTAGAGCATTCCCGTCTCCGGCAGCAGGGTGCAGCGCCCCTTGCAATAAAAGTTTAAATTTCTTAACATTAATTATCGGTAACGTTGGTTCGGAGTGATGCCCGGTCGTCATGCGGAAAGGAGGCTGTCATGCCGGAGAAAAAGGAGAAAACCATTGGTGAACTGGTGTCGGAGCTCGGCGGTGAGTTACGTGAGCTGCTCCGGCAGGAACTTGGTCTTTTTGCGGCCGAGATGAAGGAGAAGGTGGTACATGCCGCCAAGGACGCGGCCGCCATCGCCGTGGGGGGAGTGCTTTTGTACACGGGGCTCCTGGTGTTGACGGCGGCTATCGTGCTGGGGCTCGCTACGATCATGCCGGCGTGGGGTGCGGCGCTATTGGTGGCGCTGGGCCTCTTTGCGATAGGAGCGGTGCTCGTTCTCAAGGGCGGAAAGGATGTGAAGGATATGGATGCAAAGCCCACGCAGACGATGGGGGCTTTGAAGGAGACGGTAAAATGGGCGAAAACGTTAAGGTTCACGAGCAGCACGCATCGGCGGACGAGATTCGCGAGCAGATCCGGCACACGGAAGGCGATATAACCCGGACCGTGCACGACCTTGAGGAACGCCTTTCGCCGCATCAACTGAAGGCGCGCGGTGTACGCCGGGCGAAACTTTTGGCGTGGAAAGGGATCGCAGGTGTGTTGCGGTTGGCGCAGCGGACCTCGGTGCAGGCCTCGCTGCTCGGCGCAAGCGCAGCGCTCATGGCGCTTGGCAACAAGCGGGTACGCGACAGGGTCACCGCCGGCGTCGGGATGAAGAAAACGATTGAAGTTCCCGTGACGGGGGGCGCGGCCCGGGCAGCGGGAGCCGGTGCCCTGTGGCTGCTTCTGCGCAGGCTGAACGCGGGAAGGTCGGCCGCCGTTGCAGCGCCGGTATCGGGGTGGTCTCTTGCGGCAACCGCCCTCAAATCCTTCCTGAGCGGCAAGCGGGTCTCGCAAAAGCATGGCACGCCGCGGGAAGGGAAAAAGCTTGCCTGGCGTGGTCTGGCGGCAAGCGTAGGCGCCGCCCTTGGGAGCTACTGGTACAACCGCAAGGCCGGCAGAGTCTAGAACCAGCAAGGCTGGAAGGAGGACGTCATGAGAAGACACGGACACGCGAGCACCACGGCTGAGGTGGTGAGCTTTTCGGCCGGGGCACTGGTAGGGGCGGGGCTTGCCCTGCTTTACACCCCGAAAACGGGGCACGAGATGAGGGAAAAAGTATCCGACGTGACCGGCGACGCCATTTCGAAGATGAAAGGGCTGACCACCGAAGTGCAGGACAAGCTGAACCGGAACCTGCGCAAGGGGCGCGAGTACGCGGAAGAAAAGGTCTCGGAGCTATCGTCGAACGTTGAGGAGTATCACTGATAACCGCGCGGGCCGAAAAGCCCCGCAGGAGGCTGCCCCGAAAAGGCAGCCTCTTTTTTTGCGCCCTCTCAAAAATGGTCTTCCCAGCAGCCCACGAACCATTGCCCGAGCCCCCGCGTCCCCACTTCGGAAGGTTCTCCAGGTAATTCCGGCGGGGC contains these protein-coding regions:
- a CDS encoding phage holin family protein: MPEKKEKTIGELVSELGGELRELLRQELGLFAAEMKEKVVHAAKDAAAIAVGGVLLYTGLLVLTAAIVLGLATIMPAWGAALLVALGLFAIGAVLVLKGGKDVKDMDAKPTQTMGALKETVKWAKTLRFTSSTHRRTRFASRSGTRKAI
- a CDS encoding DUF3618 domain-containing protein, encoding MGENVKVHEQHASADEIREQIRHTEGDITRTVHDLEERLSPHQLKARGVRRAKLLAWKGIAGVLRLAQRTSVQASLLGASAALMALGNKRVRDRVTAGVGMKKTIEVPVTGGAARAAGAGALWLLLRRLNAGRSAAVAAPVSGWSLAATALKSFLSGKRVSQKHGTPREGKKLAWRGLAASVGAALGSYWYNRKAGRV
- a CDS encoding YtxH domain-containing protein translates to MRRHGHASTTAEVVSFSAGALVGAGLALLYTPKTGHEMREKVSDVTGDAISKMKGLTTEVQDKLNRNLRKGREYAEEKVSELSSNVEEYH